In Candidatus Thermoplasmatota archaeon, the following proteins share a genomic window:
- a CDS encoding heparan-alpha-glucosaminide N-acetyltransferase: protein MKNKPIERFWEIDLLRGIAIIMMIIYHIIFDLNYFKIYKTAIYSAPMLIFLYPIGAMFLLLVGISLTLSYSRAQKNLTKKQLQLKFLKRGLWVFCLGLIITLVTWFYLKEGFIIFGVLHCIGVSIILAYPLIKYRFENLVIGVILILLGVLLRTMRFEFSYLLWLGFIPSSFYTLDYFPLLPWFGVVLLGVFLGNTFYKDNERKFKLNDISQNIVIRFMCFLGRHSLVIYLLHQLIIIAVIHLIFL from the coding sequence GTGAAAAACAAACCAATAGAACGTTTCTGGGAAATTGATTTATTACGTGGAATAGCAATAATAATGATGATCATCTATCACATAATATTTGATTTAAACTATTTCAAAATCTACAAGACAGCTATATATTCAGCTCCTATGTTGATTTTTTTATATCCTATAGGAGCGATGTTTCTGTTACTAGTTGGTATATCATTAACACTTAGTTACTCAAGGGCACAAAAAAATTTAACAAAAAAACAACTGCAACTAAAATTTTTAAAAAGAGGACTCTGGGTTTTTTGTTTAGGCCTAATTATTACCCTTGTCACATGGTTTTACTTAAAAGAGGGATTCATAATATTTGGGGTGCTACACTGCATAGGCGTATCAATTATTCTTGCTTACCCGCTGATAAAATACAGGTTTGAAAACCTTGTAATAGGAGTAATACTAATTCTTCTAGGTGTTTTACTAAGGACAATGAGGTTTGAGTTCAGCTACTTGTTATGGTTAGGTTTTATACCCTCCAGTTTTTATACACTGGATTACTTTCCGCTTCTCCCATGGTTTGGTGTGGTACTACTTGGTGTTTTCTTAGGAAACACCTTTTACAAAGACAACGAAAGAAAATTTAAACTAAATGATATCTCACAAAATATTGTTATCCGTTTTATGTGTTTCTTAGGTAGACATTCACTGGTAATCTATCTCTTACATCAACTGATAATCATAGCAGTTATCCATCTAATATTTTTGTAA